TTACGCCCACTGTACGGTTATTCTCGAATATTGGCCGGACGGCGTGTAGGCTCCGGTTTACCCATCCTCCGTGTTTCGTAATCATGAGGTACAAAGCATCACAAAGAAGCTGAGAGTCGATAAGCGTCGTAGCCGATGTATAGAGCGAACGGTAAGGTCGATTTCTGAGCTGAGGAACCTTTTCTCTTATTTGCTCAGGAGTGAGTAATTGCCATTGGTTTAGGTCATTCAGTGATTGTTTTAGAAGCTCATCAAAACTTTCACTTTGATGTTCGCTCTCGGAAAGAACCACCATTGGTAGCTCTTTAAATCCACTCGATAGGCCAATTTCATTTAATATTTTTGTACTTAAATCTTTGTATTGTGTTTGTGAGTCGGCTGCAGCGACATTACCAATTTTTCTTGTAGGTAGGTTAAAGACATGGTCGCGAACAATACCGACGGCGGAACTGGATACTTGGCCAACTTTATTTATTCCGAGTAGTGCTGCGTTGAGTCCACGGCTTTGGGCGATGTGGGCTATCATCGATCCAATGATACCTGCACCAATAATGACGACGTCGAATGGGGATTGTGGGGTTTTCAATACAGTCTTCCTTTTCGCTTGGTTACAACTCTGCAAGAAGGAGGCCACATTGGGTTGGGGCGGTTACTTACATATT
Above is a genomic segment from Deltaproteobacteria bacterium containing:
- a CDS encoding FAD-binding oxidoreductase, whose translation is MKTPQSPFDVVIIGAGIIGSMIAHIAQSRGLNAALLGINKVGQVSSSAVGIVRDHVFNLPTRKIGNVAAADSQTQYKDLSTKILNEIGLSSGFKELPMVVLSESEHQSESFDELLKQSLNDLNQWQLLTPEQIREKVPQLRNRPYRSLYTSATTLIDSQLLCDALYLMITKHGGWVNRSLHAVRPIFENNRTVGVKAIQGGKSWNLETQQVVVATGIWSTELLPKTLNIPITQKYAHALKVPNTSQLNNVIVRDKMTIIPLDSNHLLVTSIEQPTQKHNTDEAYYRQYLLDEITQIIPSQKGNTVEQHSISHLSATPDGLPVVGKTTVDGLQLATGHDALGITLACETASTIVGNIIDKTTTNIDSRFSPLRYLEHTQVT